From a region of the Paenibacillus sp. FSL R10-2734 genome:
- a CDS encoding HU family DNA-binding protein, with translation MNKSDLINVVTEATELPKKDATKAVDAVFEAITEALQSGDKVQLVGFGNFEVRERSARKGRNPQTGEEIEIPASKVPAFKPGKALKDGIK, from the coding sequence ATGAATAAATCTGATTTGATCAATGTAGTTACAGAAGCAACTGAACTTCCCAAGAAGGATGCTACTAAAGCTGTAGATGCGGTTTTCGAAGCAATTACAGAAGCACTGCAAAGCGGTGACAAAGTACAACTGGTTGGATTCGGAAACTTTGAAGTGCGCGAACGTTCCGCACGTAAAGGCCGTAACCCACAAACTGGTGAAGAAATCGAAATTCCTGCAAGCAAGGTACCGGCATTCAAACCCGGTAAGGCGCTGAAAGACGGAATCAAATAA
- a CDS encoding menaquinone biosynthesis protein, with product MDNNSHTIIGKISYTNSWPVFHNFHPSALKYPAEMVSEVPAILNQGMSRGSIHVGALSSFAYAEANDKLLLLPDLSVSADGPVRSIFLFSRVPLAQIGTGTIAVTNTSATSVNLLKILMEKAFGNQPEYISANPDLDAMMHQADACLLIGDNAIKASWQDQGYIVTDLAELWKDWTGLGMTFAVWAVNRKAAEDKPEAIAEIAEAFAESKLRGLSDLDPIVLAACTTIGGNKSYWEGYFRNLCYDFGERQQKGLNLYFRYAYEMGLLPQAVKMEIWSHKLLTRVKE from the coding sequence ATGGACAATAACAGCCACACCATCATCGGTAAAATCAGCTATACCAACTCATGGCCGGTATTTCACAATTTTCATCCCTCTGCACTGAAGTATCCTGCAGAGATGGTGAGTGAAGTACCTGCCATTCTTAATCAGGGGATGAGTCGTGGAAGTATTCATGTGGGTGCGTTATCCTCTTTTGCATATGCTGAAGCTAATGATAAGTTATTGCTGTTGCCTGATTTATCGGTAAGTGCGGACGGTCCCGTGAGGTCAATATTTCTTTTTTCTCGGGTGCCTCTTGCTCAGATAGGTACGGGTACGATAGCAGTTACGAACACTTCTGCAACATCGGTGAACTTGCTGAAAATTTTAATGGAAAAAGCTTTTGGCAATCAACCAGAATATATTAGCGCTAACCCTGATTTGGATGCCATGATGCATCAAGCAGATGCCTGCTTACTCATTGGTGACAATGCTATTAAGGCCTCTTGGCAGGATCAAGGTTATATCGTAACGGACCTGGCGGAGCTTTGGAAAGACTGGACGGGTTTAGGGATGACCTTTGCGGTCTGGGCTGTGAATCGAAAGGCTGCGGAGGACAAACCAGAAGCTATTGCGGAGATTGCCGAAGCTTTTGCTGAGAGTAAACTGCGGGGATTAAGTGATTTAGATCCTATAGTATTAGCAGCCTGTACAACCATTGGAGGAAATAAGTCTTATTGGGAAGGGTACTTCCGCAATTTATGCTATGATTTTGGAGAAAGGCAGCAGAAAGGTCTGAACCTCTATTTCCGCTATGCCTATGAGATGGGCCTGCTGCCGCAGGCAGTGAAGATGGAGATTTGGAGTCATAAACTGTTGACACGGGTGAAGGAATGA
- a CDS encoding UbiA-like polyprenyltransferase, whose translation MFKKIGIFLQMIKFEHTVFALPFAFMGALLGSVVMNDSLPSWSQIGWIVIAMFGARSAAMGLNRLIDRISDAKNPRTAGRAIPAGLLKIGEVVIFIGISFFLLFWAAFKLNPLSAKLLPIAVFLLVIYSFTKRFTWACHLILGLTIALAPLGGWVAVTGSVNWTSMVFYFTIVFWTAGFDVIYSCQDVEFDLKEGLKSIPVRFGVQGALVIARVFHILTAIGFVSLLFLTDLSWWYVAGMILAYIILFYEHYIVSPSDLSRLQTAFFTMNGVLSIVVFSFTLIDLVVHFN comes from the coding sequence ATGTTTAAGAAAATCGGTATCTTTTTGCAAATGATTAAGTTTGAACATACGGTATTTGCTTTACCCTTTGCCTTTATGGGTGCTTTACTCGGTTCAGTTGTCATGAATGATAGTCTTCCATCCTGGAGTCAAATTGGCTGGATTGTAATCGCCATGTTTGGAGCACGAAGTGCTGCTATGGGATTGAATCGACTGATAGATCGGATTAGTGATGCTAAGAATCCACGCACAGCCGGAAGAGCGATTCCTGCAGGGTTACTCAAGATCGGTGAAGTTGTCATTTTTATCGGCATTTCGTTTTTCTTACTCTTTTGGGCAGCCTTTAAATTGAATCCTTTGTCCGCTAAGCTTTTACCTATCGCTGTATTTCTTCTTGTTATTTATTCATTCACTAAGCGCTTTACATGGGCATGCCATCTTATCCTCGGCCTCACCATTGCGCTCGCACCTCTGGGCGGCTGGGTAGCTGTGACCGGAAGTGTAAATTGGACTTCTATGGTATTTTACTTCACAATTGTGTTTTGGACTGCTGGTTTTGATGTTATATATTCTTGTCAGGATGTTGAGTTTGATCTTAAAGAGGGCCTAAAGTCCATTCCAGTGCGATTTGGGGTCCAAGGCGCGCTCGTTATTGCCCGCGTATTTCACATTCTTACGGCGATTGGATTCGTATCGCTGCTGTTTTTGACGGATTTAAGCTGGTGGTATGTAGCAGGTATGATTCTCGCTTATATTATTCTTTTTTATGAGCATTATATTGTATCTCCGAGTGACCTTAGTCGTTTGCAGACAGCTTTTTTCACTATGAACGGCGTGCTGAGCATCGTGGTGTTCTCTTTCACTTTGATTGACTTGGTGGTGCACTTCAACTAA
- a CDS encoding heptaprenyl diphosphate synthase component 1: MSMASEAEMKPYCIPQLAKPYTDYDMIQKHTDLPPFSDGRGHLLYIFLNHASSAKGSSGELYTLVTTLVQLGLDTHEVIDRSNDRRGGDPMRSRQLKVLAGDYFSSWFYHLLAKSDQIEMVGILSKAIADFNVLKANLYVKMRGIRLSAEQYLRHMVQLNMRLFHSFTPMIEDSLVELWEKLLVEFSQCETVALELLRSDDPANAENSYCYWKMMETASEDERRQLQDQNLDQKEWKMLKMKYKCDSQLTDKLHQSLKSIQGLLQSVKDESLLRELEIALDRLLLQMKVSGQAAVEG, from the coding sequence ATGTCAATGGCTTCGGAGGCTGAAATGAAACCGTACTGCATACCGCAACTGGCTAAACCCTACACCGACTACGACATGATTCAGAAGCATACGGATTTGCCGCCGTTTTCTGATGGCCGGGGTCATTTGTTATATATTTTTCTGAATCACGCTTCTTCTGCAAAAGGAAGTTCCGGAGAGTTGTACACGCTTGTGACCACGCTTGTACAACTGGGTCTGGACACTCACGAGGTAATTGACCGTTCGAATGATAGACGGGGGGGAGACCCTATGCGTTCCCGTCAATTGAAGGTACTGGCTGGTGATTACTTCAGTAGCTGGTTTTACCATCTGCTTGCAAAGAGTGATCAGATTGAGATGGTTGGAATCTTGAGTAAGGCAATTGCAGATTTCAATGTCTTGAAAGCGAATCTCTACGTGAAGATGAGAGGAATACGCCTCTCGGCTGAACAATACTTGCGGCACATGGTACAGCTGAATATGCGGCTGTTCCATTCATTTACGCCTATGATAGAGGACTCCTTAGTGGAGCTATGGGAGAAGTTGCTGGTTGAATTCAGTCAGTGTGAGACCGTTGCTCTTGAGCTTCTCCGTAGTGATGATCCCGCGAATGCAGAGAATAGCTATTGCTATTGGAAGATGATGGAGACTGCGTCTGAGGATGAACGCAGGCAGCTTCAAGACCAGAACCTTGATCAGAAGGAATGGAAGATGCTGAAGATGAAATACAAGTGTGATTCTCAACTGACGGACAAGCTTCATCAATCGCTTAAGTCTATTCAGGGACTATTGCAAAGCGTTAAAGACGAGAGTTTGCTTAGAGAGCTAGAGATTGCGCTGGATCGTCTTCTCCTGCAGATGAAGGTATCAGGACAAGCAGCCGTGGAGGGTTAA
- the ndk gene encoding nucleoside-diphosphate kinase, whose amino-acid sequence MEKTYLMVKPDGVQRGLIGRIVSRFEDKGFKLVAAKLITVSEDQAKRHYAEHAGKDFFSELVAFITSGPVFAMVWEGDDVVALSRTLIGKTKVGEALPGTIRGDFASHTPLNLIHGSDSPENAEREIANFFTPDELNLYNKDIAVWM is encoded by the coding sequence ATGGAAAAGACGTATTTGATGGTCAAACCGGATGGAGTACAACGTGGACTAATCGGGCGTATTGTTTCACGCTTTGAAGATAAGGGTTTTAAGCTGGTCGCTGCAAAGCTGATTACAGTAAGTGAAGACCAAGCTAAAAGACATTATGCGGAGCATGCTGGTAAGGACTTTTTTTCAGAGTTGGTCGCTTTCATAACATCAGGTCCGGTGTTTGCAATGGTATGGGAAGGTGATGATGTTGTGGCTTTATCCCGTACACTTATTGGTAAGACGAAGGTCGGAGAGGCCCTGCCGGGTACGATTCGAGGCGATTTTGCTAGCCATACACCACTTAATTTGATTCATGGATCAGACTCGCCTGAAAATGCTGAACGAGAAATTGCTAATTTCTTTACTCCAGATGAACTGAATCTGTATAACAAAGACATCGCAGTCTGGATGTAG
- a CDS encoding polyprenyl synthetase family protein: protein MKRLQIFGLLNRDMDQIEKELYRSVQGDDDLLTETSLHLLKAGGKRLRPVFVLMGGKFGKYDLEKLKRVAIPLELIHSASLVHDDVIDDAELRRGELTVKAKWGDKIAMYTGDYIYAKALVMTTELKNPRIHQILSKAMIEMSLGEMEQIRDFFNSEQSVRHYLRRIRRKTALLIAVSCQLGALAAEADPEVARLLYNYGYNVGMAFQIRDDLLDLSGTEKQIGKPPGSDMRQGNITLPVIYSLEDERLRASLLEELKSIREGHSTVGRAIDLILSGDGIARSEELASRYIAKALAALDQLPNNKTKRNLRDIAFFVTGRAY from the coding sequence ATGAAACGACTGCAAATATTCGGATTACTGAATAGAGACATGGATCAGATTGAAAAAGAGTTGTATCGTAGCGTTCAGGGTGATGACGATTTACTAACCGAGACCTCCTTGCATTTATTAAAAGCTGGCGGCAAAAGATTGCGACCCGTTTTTGTCTTGATGGGTGGGAAATTTGGAAAGTATGATCTAGAGAAACTGAAGCGTGTGGCGATACCGCTAGAACTGATTCATAGTGCATCACTAGTTCATGATGATGTGATCGACGATGCAGAACTGCGCCGAGGTGAACTCACTGTAAAAGCCAAATGGGGCGATAAAATTGCCATGTACACCGGTGACTACATATATGCAAAAGCGCTGGTGATGACGACCGAGCTGAAGAATCCGCGAATTCATCAGATTTTGTCCAAGGCCATGATTGAAATGTCGTTAGGTGAGATGGAGCAGATTCGTGACTTCTTCAACAGTGAGCAGAGTGTGCGTCATTACCTGCGGCGGATCCGCCGCAAAACAGCGCTGCTGATTGCCGTTAGCTGCCAGCTTGGGGCTCTTGCTGCTGAAGCAGATCCAGAGGTAGCTCGTCTACTTTATAATTATGGTTATAACGTCGGTATGGCGTTCCAGATTAGAGATGATTTACTCGATCTTTCAGGCACTGAGAAACAAATTGGCAAACCCCCAGGCAGCGATATGCGACAGGGAAATATCACACTACCAGTCATTTATAGTCTGGAAGATGAAAGATTGCGGGCGTCACTCCTTGAGGAGTTGAAGTCTATTCGCGAGGGTCACAGTACAGTAGGACGTGCCATTGATCTTATTCTTTCTGGAGACGGTATTGCCCGTTCCGAAGAGCTGGCTTCTCGTTATATTGCGAAGGCACTTGCGGCACTAGATCAGCTGCCTAACAACAAGACAAAGCGTAATCTGCGTGATATTGCCTTTTTTGTAACAGGAAGAGCTTATTAG
- the aroB gene encoding 3-dehydroquinate synthase yields MRTINVDLGDRSYPILIGSGLLKDIAHYCAEAGFSDRSPLLVVSDSEVAPRYLPALEEALRSHGYTVVSHIMPAGEASKSLTVYEEVMTTAIQAGLDRNSAVLALGGGVVGDLAGFVAATYMRGIGFLQIPTTILAHDSSVGGKVAVNHPLAKNMIGAFYQPSMVLYDLDTLRTLPPRQVTSGLAEVVKHGLLVDKEFAYWCRDHAEELLGLNVEALGYALERGCAIKAEVVANDEREHGLRAILNLGHTIGHAIEAVGGYGVFLHGEAIAIGMAGSALLAAKLGRDPSIYEDTVTMLSALSLPIRLPSEYDEDELMEAMMHDKKFKEGKMTFIVPDSIGSVSIVNDVPESLVREVLAELKREERPW; encoded by the coding sequence ATGCGTACGATTAATGTAGATTTGGGTGACCGCTCGTATCCTATCCTTATCGGAAGTGGATTACTTAAGGACATTGCCCATTATTGTGCTGAGGCGGGATTTTCGGATCGTAGTCCACTGTTAGTTGTGAGTGATAGTGAAGTAGCACCACGGTATTTGCCGGCTCTTGAGGAAGCTCTGCGTTCACATGGCTATACTGTGGTCAGTCACATTATGCCGGCAGGTGAAGCTTCTAAATCATTAACTGTGTATGAAGAGGTCATGACTACCGCGATTCAAGCAGGGTTAGACCGTAATTCAGCAGTTTTGGCTTTAGGTGGCGGCGTGGTTGGTGATTTAGCTGGATTTGTAGCAGCAACCTATATGCGCGGAATCGGATTTCTACAAATTCCGACGACGATTCTAGCTCACGATAGTAGTGTAGGTGGTAAAGTGGCGGTGAATCATCCATTAGCCAAAAATATGATTGGGGCTTTCTATCAGCCTTCGATGGTACTCTATGATTTGGATACCCTTCGCACGCTTCCGCCGCGTCAAGTAACTTCTGGTCTGGCCGAAGTAGTAAAGCACGGTCTTCTAGTCGACAAAGAGTTCGCCTATTGGTGTAGAGATCATGCCGAAGAACTGCTAGGCTTGAATGTCGAAGCTTTGGGTTATGCACTAGAACGCGGCTGTGCGATCAAGGCAGAGGTAGTGGCGAATGATGAGCGTGAACATGGACTTCGGGCCATACTCAATCTCGGACATACCATTGGACATGCCATTGAAGCCGTTGGTGGGTACGGCGTGTTTTTACACGGAGAAGCGATTGCTATTGGCATGGCAGGTTCTGCGCTTTTGGCTGCAAAGCTTGGTCGGGATCCATCTATCTATGAAGATACAGTAACTATGTTGTCCGCACTATCACTACCGATACGACTCCCATCCGAATATGATGAGGATGAGTTGATGGAAGCTATGATGCATGATAAGAAATTTAAAGAAGGTAAGATGACATTTATCGTGCCTGATTCTATAGGCTCTGTAAGCATTGTGAACGATGTGCCGGAGTCGCTTGTGCGAGAGGTTCTCGCGGAGCTAAAGAGGGAGGAAAGACCGTGGTAA
- a CDS encoding demethylmenaquinone methyltransferase, with protein MTMEKTTTAVGDNSKPKEQFVHSVFESIAGKYDLMNDILSFRRHKAWRKFTMKKMGMKHGDSAVDLCCGTCDWSIALAEASQTGNVIGLDFSRGMLEVGRRKVEERKLQDRISLVQGNAMELPFEDNAFDYATIGFGLRNVPDPVQVLNEMKRVVKPGGMVVCLELSKPMKQPFKGVYFFYFQRVLPLLGKLFAKRYEQYKWLPESLALFPDREQLVTIFRETGLQKVESFPLTGGIAALHIGLKENGNV; from the coding sequence ATGACTATGGAAAAGACGACAACTGCTGTGGGTGACAACAGCAAACCGAAAGAGCAGTTTGTGCATTCCGTGTTTGAGAGTATTGCTGGAAAATACGATTTGATGAATGACATTCTAAGCTTTCGCCGTCATAAGGCTTGGCGAAAATTCACAATGAAGAAGATGGGTATGAAGCACGGAGATTCAGCTGTAGACCTATGCTGTGGGACCTGTGATTGGAGCATTGCCTTGGCGGAAGCCTCACAGACGGGTAATGTGATCGGACTGGATTTTAGTAGGGGTATGCTCGAGGTAGGACGCCGCAAGGTTGAAGAGCGAAAGCTTCAGGACCGTATTTCGCTCGTGCAAGGCAATGCTATGGAGCTGCCTTTTGAAGACAATGCGTTCGATTATGCAACGATTGGATTCGGACTACGCAACGTACCAGATCCGGTTCAAGTGCTTAACGAAATGAAGCGGGTAGTAAAGCCTGGTGGGATGGTTGTATGCTTGGAGCTATCCAAGCCGATGAAACAGCCGTTTAAAGGTGTGTATTTCTTCTATTTCCAGCGTGTACTTCCACTGCTGGGTAAGCTGTTCGCGAAAAGGTACGAGCAATACAAATGGCTGCCAGAATCACTGGCATTGTTCCCTGACCGGGAGCAGCTAGTCACTATTTTCCGTGAAACCGGACTTCAAAAAGTGGAATCCTTCCCCTTGACCGGAGGCATCGCGGCATTACATATTGGGCTCAAGGAGAACGGGAATGTTTAA
- a CDS encoding flavin prenyltransferase UbiX — MTLTKPKNFVVGITGASGAIYGIRLIETLLSLGYSVHLVVSNAGWRVFKEELGYIATDREGFLNEKFKGYPGSLIYHPVADIGATIASGSFRVEGMIIMPCSMGTLSAVANGTSDNLMTRAADVMLKEGRPLVLVPRETPLHAIHLENMLKLSRLGVRIIPAMPAFYFGPQSMDDLINFMVGKVLDSFNIEHQLFRRWGD, encoded by the coding sequence ATGACGCTTACTAAACCGAAAAACTTTGTGGTGGGCATTACAGGAGCAAGCGGTGCTATCTATGGTATCCGTCTGATCGAAACGTTACTATCGCTAGGCTACTCCGTGCATCTGGTAGTAAGTAATGCGGGCTGGCGCGTATTTAAAGAAGAGCTGGGTTATATCGCAACAGACCGGGAAGGCTTTTTGAACGAGAAGTTCAAGGGCTATCCCGGTTCTCTGATTTATCATCCTGTTGCTGATATCGGTGCAACGATCGCAAGTGGTTCCTTTCGTGTGGAAGGGATGATTATTATGCCTTGTTCCATGGGAACGTTGTCTGCGGTTGCTAATGGAACCTCCGATAATCTGATGACTCGTGCTGCTGATGTTATGCTTAAGGAAGGACGTCCACTGGTCCTTGTTCCTCGTGAGACACCTCTGCATGCTATTCATCTTGAGAATATGTTGAAGCTGTCCCGTCTGGGGGTTCGGATCATTCCGGCAATGCCGGCTTTTTACTTTGGACCACAAAGTATGGATGATCTGATTAATTTCATGGTGGGCAAAGTGCTTGACAGCTTCAATATAGAACATCAATTATTTCGCAGATGGGGGGATTGA
- a CDS encoding protein-glutamate O-methyltransferase CheR produces the protein MSDRNVTALTVDQDYIGFIHHVKQSTGIDLAQYKEAQMKRRLTTLRVKNGYQTFSDFFAAMMKDKDLFYEFLDRMTINVSEFWRNPNRWEVLRDIILPDLQQSGRRLKLWSAACSTGEEPYTLAMILSDKNVLGQTGILATDIDDGALSKAKQGLYLERSLKDVPKDVAARYFKPEGPLFKVSDTLKKNIDFRKQNLLLDKFDEGYDLIICRNVMIYFTEEAKNKLYHKFSASLRPGGYLFVGSTEQIFTPAQFGFESTETFFYRKK, from the coding sequence ATGTCTGATCGTAATGTCACAGCATTAACAGTAGATCAAGATTACATAGGGTTTATTCATCATGTTAAGCAAAGCACCGGAATTGATCTGGCTCAATATAAGGAAGCGCAGATGAAGCGGCGTTTAACAACTCTTCGTGTGAAGAATGGATATCAAACCTTTAGTGATTTTTTTGCAGCAATGATGAAGGACAAGGATTTATTTTATGAGTTTTTGGACCGAATGACGATTAATGTCTCGGAGTTCTGGCGGAATCCGAATCGGTGGGAAGTATTGCGAGATATCATTCTTCCTGACTTACAACAATCTGGGCGCAGATTAAAGCTGTGGAGCGCTGCATGTTCCACTGGAGAAGAACCCTATACACTAGCTATGATTTTATCGGATAAGAATGTATTGGGACAGACAGGCATTCTGGCTACGGATATTGACGACGGTGCTCTTTCCAAAGCGAAGCAAGGCCTGTATCTGGAACGTTCTTTAAAGGATGTGCCTAAGGATGTTGCTGCTCGTTATTTCAAACCCGAAGGTCCATTATTCAAAGTTAGTGACACGCTTAAGAAAAACATAGATTTCCGCAAACAGAATCTACTGCTGGACAAGTTCGACGAGGGCTATGATCTTATCATTTGCCGTAATGTAATGATCTATTTCACTGAAGAAGCGAAGAATAAACTTTACCATAAGTTCTCGGCTAGTTTACGTCCTGGAGGATATTTGTTTGTGGGCAGCACGGAGCAAATCTTTACACCAGCGCAATTTGGCTTTGAATCGACGGAGACCTTTTTCTATCGCAAAAAATAA
- the mtrB gene encoding trp RNA-binding attenuation protein MtrB encodes MTDKNTSENPLPTGSDYIVVKAKENGVQVIGLTRGTDTRFHHTEKLDKGEVLIAQFTDHTSAMKIRGKAEIFTKHGQLESES; translated from the coding sequence ATGACGGATAAAAATACGAGCGAAAATCCGCTTCCGACAGGTAGCGACTATATTGTGGTTAAGGCCAAAGAAAATGGCGTTCAAGTCATTGGTTTAACTAGAGGTACGGATACACGCTTTCATCATACAGAAAAGCTAGATAAGGGTGAGGTATTGATTGCCCAATTTACCGATCATACCTCAGCTATGAAAATCCGCGGTAAAGCTGAAATATTTACGAAACATGGACAATTGGAAAGTGAAAGCTGA
- the aroC gene encoding chorismate synthase — translation MSLRYLTAGETHGPQLTAIIEGLPSNLTLDFEELNFQLQRRQKGYGRGRRMQIEKDTAQIVGGVRHGYTTGAPVALVVENKDWTHWKNIMNIEPIPGSDEEKRRVNRPRPGHADLNGGLKYNHTDLRNVLERSSARETAARVACGAVARQLLAAFGVKVAGQVIRIGEIEAPANDLPIDELIERTEQSSVRVVDKETEQKMEAYIDQIKEEGDSIGGIVECIVEGLPIGLGSYVQSDRKLDGAIAGAVMSINAFKGVEIGIGFEAGKLRGSQVHDEIMYEASQGYYRASNRLGGFEGGMTNGMPVVVRGVMKPIPTLYKPLQSVDIDTKEPFTAQVERSDACAVPAACVVLENVVAWEIAKAFLDKFGGDSLEEIKANYENYLSQLESY, via the coding sequence ATGAGTTTGCGCTATTTAACAGCGGGGGAAACGCACGGGCCCCAGCTTACGGCCATTATTGAGGGATTGCCAAGTAATTTGACATTGGATTTTGAAGAGCTTAATTTTCAATTGCAGCGTCGCCAAAAAGGGTATGGACGTGGACGTCGCATGCAGATTGAGAAAGATACGGCGCAAATTGTAGGTGGAGTGCGTCACGGCTATACTACAGGTGCTCCGGTAGCATTGGTAGTAGAGAACAAAGACTGGACCCACTGGAAGAACATTATGAACATCGAGCCTATTCCTGGCAGTGACGAAGAAAAACGCCGGGTAAATCGGCCACGTCCTGGCCATGCAGACCTGAATGGCGGATTGAAGTATAATCATACGGATCTTCGTAACGTTCTGGAGCGCTCCAGTGCTCGTGAAACGGCAGCTAGAGTTGCATGTGGCGCTGTAGCCAGACAGCTGCTCGCAGCTTTTGGCGTGAAAGTAGCAGGACAAGTCATCCGCATCGGTGAAATTGAAGCCCCTGCTAACGATCTGCCTATCGATGAGCTGATTGAACGGACAGAACAGTCCTCTGTCAGAGTTGTCGATAAAGAAACGGAGCAGAAGATGGAGGCTTACATAGATCAGATCAAGGAAGAAGGCGACTCCATCGGTGGAATCGTTGAATGTATCGTCGAAGGACTGCCAATTGGACTTGGCAGCTATGTACAGTCCGATCGGAAGCTTGACGGGGCAATTGCTGGGGCGGTAATGTCGATTAATGCATTCAAGGGTGTTGAAATCGGGATTGGGTTTGAGGCAGGCAAATTGCGTGGATCGCAAGTGCATGATGAGATTATGTACGAGGCTTCTCAAGGCTACTACCGTGCAAGCAACCGCTTAGGTGGTTTTGAAGGTGGTATGACTAACGGAATGCCTGTTGTAGTTCGCGGTGTCATGAAGCCGATCCCTACCCTCTATAAGCCGCTTCAAAGTGTGGATATCGACACGAAAGAACCATTTACAGCACAAGTAGAACGTTCGGACGCTTGTGCAGTCCCTGCGGCATGTGTGGTTCTGGAAAACGTAGTGGCATGGGAAATTGCAAAAGCTTTTCTTGATAAATTCGGTGGCGATTCACTGGAAGAAATTAAAGCGAACTATGAGAACTACCTATCTCAACTGGAGAGCTACTAA
- the spoIVA gene encoding stage IV sporulation protein A: MEKVDIFKDIAERTGGDIYLGVVGAVRTGKSTFIKRFMETIVLPNITNEADRVRAVDELPQSAAGKTIMTTEPKFVPNNAVQIKVAEGLEVNVRLVDCVGYAVEGAKGYEDENGPRMISTPWFEEPIPFQEAAEIGTRKVIQEHSTLGVVVTTDGTIAEIPRNSYVDSEERVIAELKEVGKPFVLVINSTRPRSEEAQQLRNELAVKYDIPVMTLSAANMTEEDVTGVLREVLYEFPVHEVNVNLPSWVMVLGENHWLRSSYENSVRDTVKDIRRLRDVDRLVSQFTEYDFIDKAGLSGMNMGQGVAEIDLYAPEELYDQVLMEVVGVEIRGKDHLLQLMQEFSHAKREYDRFSEALEMVKTTGYGIAAPSLAEMALDEPELIRQGSRFGVRLKATAPSIHMIRVDVESEFSPIIGTEKQSEELVRYLMQDFENDPIKIWESDIFGRSLHSIVREGIQGKIAMMPDNARYKLQETLGRIINEGSGGLIAIIL, translated from the coding sequence TTGGAAAAAGTGGATATTTTCAAGGACATTGCCGAGCGTACCGGCGGAGACATTTATCTTGGCGTCGTCGGCGCGGTTCGCACGGGGAAATCGACATTCATTAAACGCTTCATGGAAACAATTGTCCTGCCTAACATCACGAATGAGGCAGATCGGGTAAGAGCTGTGGATGAGCTTCCGCAAAGCGCAGCAGGCAAAACAATTATGACCACTGAACCTAAGTTCGTGCCTAACAACGCAGTCCAAATCAAGGTTGCGGAAGGGCTTGAAGTTAATGTTCGACTGGTAGACTGTGTGGGTTACGCTGTAGAAGGCGCTAAAGGCTACGAGGATGAGAATGGACCACGAATGATCTCTACGCCTTGGTTTGAGGAGCCAATTCCTTTTCAGGAAGCGGCAGAGATCGGGACACGTAAGGTCATCCAGGAGCATTCAACGCTTGGTGTTGTGGTAACAACAGATGGAACGATTGCAGAAATTCCGCGGAACTCGTACGTGGATTCTGAAGAGCGTGTCATTGCGGAGCTGAAGGAAGTGGGTAAGCCATTTGTACTGGTCATTAACTCCACTCGGCCACGCAGTGAGGAAGCGCAGCAGCTCCGCAACGAGCTAGCCGTCAAATACGATATCCCTGTTATGACGCTTAGCGCGGCAAACATGACTGAAGAAGATGTTACCGGTGTACTGCGTGAGGTATTGTACGAATTCCCTGTACATGAAGTGAATGTGAACTTGCCAAGCTGGGTCATGGTGCTTGGAGAGAATCACTGGCTGCGTAGTAGCTATGAGAACTCCGTCCGCGATACGGTAAAGGACATTCGCCGCTTACGGGATGTTGACCGGCTCGTATCACAGTTTACAGAGTATGATTTTATCGATAAAGCTGGCCTAAGTGGGATGAACATGGGTCAGGGAGTAGCAGAGATTGATCTTTATGCCCCAGAAGAGCTGTATGATCAGGTTCTGATGGAGGTAGTAGGGGTTGAGATCCGCGGCAAGGATCATTTGCTCCAGCTGATGCAGGAATTCTCACATGCGAAAAGGGAGTACGACCGTTTCTCGGAAGCTTTAGAAATGGTCAAGACAACTGGTTATGGTATTGCTGCTCCTTCGTTAGCTGAAATGGCTCTAGATGAACCAGAACTTATTCGTCAAGGCTCTCGCTTCGGAGTTCGCTTAAAGGCTACCGCACCATCTATTCATATGATTCGTGTTGATGTTGAATCTGAATTCTCACCAATCATTGGTACAGAGAAGCAAAGTGAAGAGTTGGTTCGCTATCTGATGCAGGACTTCGAGAATGACCCGATTAAGATTTGGGAATCCGATATTTTTGGGCGCTCCTTGCACTCCATTGTGAGGGAAGGTATTCAAGGCAAGATTGCGATGATGCCGGATAATGCCCGCTACAAATTACAAGAAACGCTTGGTCGGATCATAAATGAAGGCTCAGGCGGATTAATTGCAATTATTCTTTAA